From the genome of Symphalangus syndactylus isolate Jambi chromosome 7, NHGRI_mSymSyn1-v2.1_pri, whole genome shotgun sequence, one region includes:
- the C7H5orf58 gene encoding putative uncharacterized protein C5orf58 homolog isoform X1 has protein sequence MQQAEKLANQGAWLRLHCRLTAPVRTSVTVGPFFYSGSEMSETGEIFPAQEKVEARIDLKMGKKSVTDHKLNVDKVIKNINAISLELKKIKELSQLLLCDLILHFNHPVKTENLTEAERNNPFFEESKISDVSLVSNSFSI, from the exons ATGCAGCAGGCGGAGAAGCTGGCCAATCAGGGGGCGTGGCTTCGCCTTCACTGTCGGCTCACTGCTCCTGTCAGAACCTCGGTGACGGTTGGCCCG TTCTTTTACAGTGGCTCTGAAATGAGCGAAACTGGAGAAATTTTCCCTGCTCAGGAAAAGGTAGAGGCAAGGATTGACTTAAAG atggGTAAGAAGAGTGTTACTGATCATAAGCTAAATGTGgacaaagtaattaaaaatattaatgcaatTTCTTTGGAGTTGAAGAAGATAAAAG AGCTCTCCCAGTTATTGCTTTGTGACCTTATCCTACATTTTAATCATCCTGTCAAGACTGAGAACTTAACAGAAGCAGAAAGAAACAACCCTTTCTTTGAAGAGTCTAAAATATCAGATGTATCCCTTGTTTCTAACAGTTTTTCTATCTGA
- the C7H5orf58 gene encoding putative uncharacterized protein C5orf58 homolog isoform X4 gives MSRLPEAPSSTTQRFFYSGSEMSETGEIFPAQEKVEARIDLKMGKKSVTDHKLNVDKVIKNINAISLELKKIKELSQLLLCDLILHFNHPVKTENLTEAERNNPFFEESKISDVSLVSNSFSI, from the exons ATGTCCAGGCTGCCCGAGGCTCCATCTTCCACCACCCAACGG TTCTTTTACAGTGGCTCTGAAATGAGCGAAACTGGAGAAATTTTCCCTGCTCAGGAAAAGGTAGAGGCAAGGATTGACTTAAAG atggGTAAGAAGAGTGTTACTGATCATAAGCTAAATGTGgacaaagtaattaaaaatattaatgcaatTTCTTTGGAGTTGAAGAAGATAAAAG AGCTCTCCCAGTTATTGCTTTGTGACCTTATCCTACATTTTAATCATCCTGTCAAGACTGAGAACTTAACAGAAGCAGAAAGAAACAACCCTTTCTTTGAAGAGTCTAAAATATCAGATGTATCCCTTGTTTCTAACAGTTTTTCTATCTGA
- the C7H5orf58 gene encoding putative uncharacterized protein C5orf58 homolog isoform X5, producing MSETGEIFPAQEKVEARIDLKMGKKSVTDHKLNVDKVIKNINAISLELKKIKELSQLLLCDLILHFNHPVKTENLTEAERNNPFFEESKISDVSLVSNSFSI from the exons ATGAGCGAAACTGGAGAAATTTTCCCTGCTCAGGAAAAGGTAGAGGCAAGGATTGACTTAAAG atggGTAAGAAGAGTGTTACTGATCATAAGCTAAATGTGgacaaagtaattaaaaatattaatgcaatTTCTTTGGAGTTGAAGAAGATAAAAG AGCTCTCCCAGTTATTGCTTTGTGACCTTATCCTACATTTTAATCATCCTGTCAAGACTGAGAACTTAACAGAAGCAGAAAGAAACAACCCTTTCTTTGAAGAGTCTAAAATATCAGATGTATCCCTTGTTTCTAACAGTTTTTCTATCTGA
- the C7H5orf58 gene encoding putative uncharacterized protein C5orf58 homolog isoform X3 yields the protein MQQAEKLANQGAWLRLHCRLTAPVRTSVTVGPFFYSGSEMSETGEIFPAQEKVEARIDLKMGKKSVTDHKLNVDKVIKNINAISLELKKIKAATAKGPGTAKNSLDQSELTTGAGERNTSNKIKL from the exons ATGCAGCAGGCGGAGAAGCTGGCCAATCAGGGGGCGTGGCTTCGCCTTCACTGTCGGCTCACTGCTCCTGTCAGAACCTCGGTGACGGTTGGCCCG TTCTTTTACAGTGGCTCTGAAATGAGCGAAACTGGAGAAATTTTCCCTGCTCAGGAAAAGGTAGAGGCAAGGATTGACTTAAAG atggGTAAGAAGAGTGTTACTGATCATAAGCTAAATGTGgacaaagtaattaaaaatattaatgcaatTTCTTTGGAGTTGAAGAAGATAAAAG CAGCCACGGCTAAGGGGCCTGGGACTGCCAAGAACAGTTTGGACCAGTCAGAACTGACTACAGGAGCTGGGGAAAGGAACACCTCAAACAAAATCAAGCTGTGA
- the C7H5orf58 gene encoding putative uncharacterized protein C5orf58 homolog isoform X2: MQQAEKLANQGAWLRLHCRLTAPVRTSVTVGPFFYSGSEMSETGEIFPAQEKVEARIDLKMGKKSVTDHKLNVDKVIKNINAISLELKKIKDLHHMLMLTAATAKGPGTAKNSLDQSELTTGAGERNTSNKIKL, encoded by the exons ATGCAGCAGGCGGAGAAGCTGGCCAATCAGGGGGCGTGGCTTCGCCTTCACTGTCGGCTCACTGCTCCTGTCAGAACCTCGGTGACGGTTGGCCCG TTCTTTTACAGTGGCTCTGAAATGAGCGAAACTGGAGAAATTTTCCCTGCTCAGGAAAAGGTAGAGGCAAGGATTGACTTAAAG atggGTAAGAAGAGTGTTACTGATCATAAGCTAAATGTGgacaaagtaattaaaaatattaatgcaatTTCTTTGGAGTTGAAGAAGATAAAAG ATTTGCATCACATGCTGATGCTTACAGCAGCCACGGCTAAGGGGCCTGGGACTGCCAAGAACAGTTTGGACCAGTCAGAACTGACTACAGGAGCTGGGGAAAGGAACACCTCAAACAAAATCAAGCTGTGA